A stretch of Paenibacillus mucilaginosus 3016 DNA encodes these proteins:
- a CDS encoding serine hydrolase domain-containing protein, which translates to MSIVRKIIVSSLLSAMVSVSAFGAAVPAGAAASEVPAGIMDAAGATASKESGRTVLPPLDLPSVSKAIAGLPNKEATAALVFVGTPTQSWMGASGVSDLRTSAPARADGRFRIGSITKVFTAAVVLQLAAEGKVDLDKPIQSYLPGLLPESYPPIQVGQLLHYTSGLPSPKLPDGVKESDLPAMTWTPEEVVRLAVTQPMEFEPGTRQHYANINYFLAGLLIEAVTGNTYETEVESRIIIPLRLYDTYLPGSDIRILGNHALGYQAVEQNGKPELVDVTEGSQSFTWAAGQIISTTSDLDTFMTALFRGQLVPEDQLQHMFTVPDVPAWSPDGKDAGRATMSMGMSRAVINGITFWGKTGARPGYANGMFATRDLERRVVYSVNSTDAKGAGENKLGLRIAMSAFGVLPKSAP; encoded by the coding sequence ATGAGTATAGTGAGAAAAATCATCGTATCTTCCCTGCTGTCCGCCATGGTATCCGTAAGCGCATTCGGCGCTGCCGTGCCCGCTGGTGCCGCCGCTTCCGAAGTCCCCGCAGGCATCATGGATGCCGCAGGCGCTACCGCCTCCAAGGAATCCGGCAGGACGGTCCTTCCTCCGCTGGACCTGCCGTCGGTGAGCAAAGCTATAGCCGGACTCCCTAATAAGGAGGCCACGGCAGCACTGGTCTTCGTGGGCACCCCAACACAAAGCTGGATGGGCGCCTCCGGCGTATCCGATCTCCGAACGAGCGCGCCGGCCCGGGCTGACGGACGGTTCCGCATCGGCAGCATCACCAAGGTGTTCACCGCCGCCGTCGTCCTCCAGCTCGCGGCCGAAGGCAAGGTCGACCTCGACAAACCGATCCAAAGCTATCTGCCCGGGCTGCTGCCCGAATCGTATCCGCCCATTCAGGTAGGCCAGCTGCTCCATTATACGAGCGGGCTTCCAAGCCCCAAGCTCCCGGACGGCGTGAAGGAATCGGACCTGCCCGCAATGACCTGGACACCCGAGGAGGTCGTCCGGCTGGCCGTAACCCAGCCCATGGAGTTCGAGCCGGGAACCCGCCAGCATTATGCCAATATCAACTACTTCCTCGCAGGACTGCTCATTGAAGCAGTGACGGGCAATACCTACGAGACGGAAGTGGAGTCCCGCATCATTATACCTCTCCGCCTGTATGACACCTACCTGCCGGGCAGCGATATCCGGATCCTCGGGAACCATGCCTTGGGATACCAGGCAGTAGAGCAGAACGGCAAACCCGAGCTGGTGGATGTAACCGAAGGCAGCCAGTCCTTCACCTGGGCCGCCGGCCAGATCATCTCCACTACCTCCGACCTCGATACCTTCATGACCGCACTCTTCCGGGGCCAGCTGGTTCCTGAAGACCAGCTCCAGCATATGTTTACCGTACCGGATGTGCCTGCGTGGAGTCCAGACGGCAAAGACGCGGGGCGGGCGACCATGAGCATGGGCATGTCCCGCGCCGTCATCAACGGGATTACTTTCTGGGGGAAAACGGGAGCGAGACCCGGTTATGCGAACGGCATGTTCGCTACGCGTGACCTCGAGCGGCGTGTCGTCTATTCGGTGAATTCCACGGATGCCAAGGGAGCCGGCGAGAATAAGCTCGGGCTGCGGATCGCCATGTCCGCCTTCGGGGTCCTGCCCAAATCTGCACCATGA
- a CDS encoding S-layer homology domain-containing protein, with protein MNKTFKKSVISGLTLAMMLSGATAAFADNGNGKGSDKNKGKSANVKASKDVNVNIKLSFDDLQGADVEWAQRYIASLASKQVFEGYEDGTFQPRKTITRIEAITAAVRLMGLRDQAESDAAKSADLNFKDSDKLEEKYPWAVGYVSVALQNDLFSETDTMVQPEKEADRLWATTLLVKALKLQNEAKSKMNAKLPYKDASQIPAGSVGYVAVAIEKNLIDGYEDNTFRPNKPVTRAELAALLDRTGTQLPDQASVKGTLTAGVSNNLLNVKLSNNTTVNIELDSNAFIFRNGSRAASSELRAGDELLVRTYNSKAIYVEVTKLANSTTTPSTDFSVSGTLNSYKLNNQGEIATITINQSVNGGTQTAVYPVSSNLYISGDLSLLTAGRSIELKGKNSVVTTLIIR; from the coding sequence ATGAACAAGACGTTCAAGAAGTCCGTAATTTCCGGATTGACCCTGGCCATGATGCTCAGCGGTGCCACGGCGGCGTTCGCGGATAACGGTAACGGCAAAGGCAGCGATAAGAATAAAGGCAAGTCCGCAAATGTAAAGGCTTCCAAGGATGTGAATGTGAACATCAAGCTGAGCTTCGACGACCTGCAGGGTGCGGATGTCGAATGGGCACAACGCTATATCGCCTCCCTGGCCTCGAAGCAGGTATTCGAGGGCTATGAAGACGGCACGTTCCAGCCGCGCAAAACGATCACGCGGATCGAGGCCATCACGGCGGCGGTGCGTCTGATGGGGCTGCGCGATCAAGCCGAATCCGATGCGGCGAAGTCGGCCGATCTCAACTTCAAGGACAGCGACAAGCTCGAAGAGAAATATCCTTGGGCGGTCGGCTACGTCTCGGTAGCGCTGCAGAACGACCTGTTCTCCGAAACCGACACGATGGTTCAGCCGGAGAAAGAAGCGGACCGCCTGTGGGCGACGACGCTGCTCGTCAAGGCGCTCAAGCTGCAGAACGAAGCGAAGTCGAAAATGAACGCGAAGCTTCCATACAAGGATGCGTCGCAGATTCCGGCCGGTTCGGTGGGCTATGTCGCCGTGGCGATCGAGAAGAACCTCATCGACGGCTACGAGGACAACACCTTCCGCCCGAACAAGCCGGTAACCCGCGCCGAGCTGGCTGCGCTGCTTGATCGTACGGGCACCCAGCTGCCTGACCAGGCTTCCGTCAAAGGAACGCTTACGGCCGGTGTGAGCAATAACCTCCTTAATGTGAAGCTGTCGAACAACACGACAGTGAACATCGAGCTCGATTCGAACGCGTTTATTTTCCGCAATGGCTCCCGTGCAGCCTCGTCGGAACTGCGCGCAGGTGACGAGCTGCTCGTGCGCACGTACAACTCCAAGGCGATCTATGTGGAGGTCACGAAGCTGGCGAACAGCACGACGACGCCTTCCACGGACTTCAGCGTCTCGGGCACGCTGAACAGCTACAAGCTGAACAACCAGGGCGAGATCGCTACGATCACCATCAACCAGTCCGTGAACGGAGGCACGCAGACGGCCGTCTATCCGGTATCCTCGAACCTTTACATCTCCGGGGACCTGAGCCTGCTGACCGCCGGCCGCTCCATCGAGCTGAAGGGCAAGAACTCCGTTGTGACGACACTCATCATCCGCTAA
- a CDS encoding FAD-dependent oxidoreductase, whose translation MKKNGKRLSVGLLVLALVAVAAVAALVSGQFGGSRQQTAQPSAKQETPGSEAAGNPSTGQTDAGAVKQASIQEKVDIALIGSELEGLYLARAAADEGLKVKVIDPRPAFGGQVLQGEMLFLDETRDEQHRLLVQGRAKELFDGFRAGKIRKLSEFEQYFGKLSKDIPVEQGVNIDGVQLEAGAFGSESKVAGIDYTTKDGVKKRLTANYVVENTDYAAVVSRLKGAVRMPGLEAFYGQKDIEYMSAGFMMKFKNVDWERFQSSFKAMTPKERSAKYGYGSVDHSYAIGLSGMTSKYKPSNDRVFLRGFNAVHQRDGEVLINAFLIYTVNPADDKSVAEAMELGKKEIPLLLEHFRRNITGWEKAELNGFPSYPYIREYNHYETDYVLKVSDMLGARMFWDNVSIGGYPLDLQGTSANKWGIEMGRPDKYGMPLRSFLLKNYDNVILAGKNVGSSAIAYGSARIQPNTSLAAESIGVILGQIQGKKTLRELKEADMPALHSYLESKYAIKVTGVTGRSKIEGWSAEEIAKLDSGEIVYPSYVQKRKK comes from the coding sequence ATGAAGAAGAACGGAAAAAGGCTGTCGGTCGGACTTCTCGTCCTGGCCCTGGTGGCGGTCGCCGCCGTGGCCGCACTGGTATCCGGCCAGTTCGGCGGAAGCCGGCAGCAGACGGCGCAGCCGTCAGCCAAGCAGGAGACCCCCGGCAGTGAAGCGGCAGGAAACCCGTCCACAGGGCAGACGGATGCCGGAGCGGTGAAGCAGGCCAGTATACAGGAAAAGGTTGACATTGCCCTGATCGGCAGCGAGCTCGAAGGGCTGTATCTGGCCCGGGCCGCAGCGGATGAAGGGCTGAAGGTGAAAGTGATCGATCCCCGGCCGGCCTTCGGCGGGCAGGTGCTGCAGGGCGAGATGCTGTTCCTCGACGAGACGCGGGACGAGCAGCATCGGCTGCTGGTGCAGGGACGCGCGAAGGAGCTCTTCGACGGGTTCCGTGCCGGCAAGATCCGCAAGCTGTCCGAGTTCGAGCAGTATTTCGGCAAGCTGAGCAAAGACATCCCGGTGGAGCAAGGGGTGAACATCGACGGCGTGCAGCTCGAAGCAGGTGCTTTCGGCAGCGAGAGCAAGGTGGCCGGTATCGATTACACGACCAAGGACGGGGTCAAGAAGCGCCTGACGGCGAATTACGTAGTGGAGAACACCGACTACGCGGCCGTGGTATCCCGGCTCAAGGGTGCCGTGCGGATGCCGGGCCTGGAAGCCTTTTACGGACAGAAGGATATCGAATATATGAGCGCCGGCTTCATGATGAAATTCAAGAATGTCGACTGGGAGAGATTCCAGAGCAGCTTCAAAGCCATGACCCCCAAGGAACGCAGCGCCAAGTACGGCTACGGCTCGGTCGACCACAGCTATGCGATCGGCCTTTCGGGCATGACGTCGAAGTACAAGCCGTCCAACGACAGAGTGTTCCTGCGCGGCTTCAATGCGGTCCACCAGCGGGACGGCGAAGTGCTCATCAACGCCTTCCTGATCTACACGGTGAACCCGGCGGACGACAAGTCCGTGGCGGAGGCGATGGAGCTCGGGAAGAAAGAGATACCGCTGCTTCTCGAACACTTCCGGAGGAACATCACCGGCTGGGAAAAGGCGGAGCTGAACGGCTTCCCGAGCTATCCGTATATCCGCGAGTACAACCACTACGAAACGGATTATGTGCTGAAAGTGTCCGACATGCTGGGAGCCAGAATGTTCTGGGACAACGTCTCCATCGGCGGCTACCCGCTGGATCTGCAGGGCACCTCCGCCAACAAGTGGGGCATCGAGATGGGCCGTCCCGACAAGTACGGGATGCCGCTGCGCAGCTTCCTGCTCAAGAATTACGACAACGTCATTCTCGCGGGCAAGAATGTCGGCTCCTCGGCCATCGCTTACGGCAGTGCGCGCATTCAGCCGAATACGAGCCTGGCGGCGGAATCGATCGGCGTGATCCTGGGGCAGATCCAGGGCAAGAAGACGCTCCGCGAGCTGAAGGAAGCGGACATGCCGGCCCTGCACAGCTATCTCGAGAGCAAGTATGCGATCAAGGTTACGGGCGTGACCGGACGCAGCAAGATCGAGGGCTGGAGTGCGGAGGAGATCGCGAAGCTCGACAGCGGAGAGATCGTGTATCCTTCCTATGTCCAAAAAAGAAAGAAATAA
- a CDS encoding MarR family winged helix-turn-helix transcriptional regulator, with protein MLEPTARTEIEKWTRLAMRRWIAEMSSALRNNLSSQQYYLLEVLRAEGVRRSSELAEALQITLPAVTNLANKLVAGGFAERVPLESDRRVVQLRITDQGLEALQELDEKASLLVERFWKGLDTGEKTELTRLLRKAMEYKE; from the coding sequence ATGTTAGAACCCACCGCGCGGACCGAGATTGAAAAATGGACCCGCCTCGCCATGCGACGCTGGATCGCGGAGATGAGCAGCGCGCTGCGCAATAATCTCTCCAGCCAGCAGTACTACCTGCTGGAGGTGCTCCGGGCCGAAGGGGTCCGGCGTTCCTCCGAGCTGGCCGAAGCGCTGCAGATTACGCTGCCGGCCGTTACGAACCTGGCCAACAAGCTGGTGGCCGGCGGCTTCGCCGAACGGGTGCCGCTGGAGTCCGACCGCCGCGTCGTCCAGCTGCGCATTACGGACCAGGGCCTCGAGGCGCTGCAGGAGCTGGATGAGAAAGCTTCACTGCTCGTCGAACGCTTCTGGAAAGGCCTGGACACCGGGGAGAAGACCGAACTGACCCGGCTGCTCCGCAAGGCCATGGAGTACAAAGAATAA
- a CDS encoding MDR family MFS transporter codes for MSTPLPPVEDRNQPVAFWPLLIGIFFGSFLAILGVSTINVAIPVLMEDFNTGLDMVQWTLTGFMLATGIIAPITGYLGDRFSTKYLYVFALVGFTLMSGLCAAAWNIESLIAFRILQGVFSGMVMPTTMTIIYQVIPRERQPFAISMWSLSAMLAPALGPTIAGWLIQIFDWHSLFLMNLPFGIVAIYVAVRNIPYYRIAAPKTFDLPGFVTVILSSASLLVAFSNAHTWGWGSWQTLSLLAVGLISLILFIRRENRVAEPLLNLRVLKYPVYTYTLILSCIITVSLYSGTYLTPVFLQNIQHVSALDTGLILLPASLAMAVFMPITGKLYTKIGPMPLVIAGILLIAVGTLAMAQLTVGVSHTYIILWMTVRNIGIALATMPASNAGMEVIPRELSGHASSVNNWIRQGLGSFSIGLFTSMLASRVSVHSADLAQTGGAAGQAAIGAQAFTMSVNDVYWAATVVVLIGLPFTLTLRRRKNQGGGGKQVPDRGGLQKA; via the coding sequence ATGTCCACCCCCCTGCCGCCGGTGGAGGACCGGAATCAGCCAGTGGCGTTCTGGCCCCTGCTCATCGGCATTTTCTTCGGGTCGTTCCTGGCCATCCTGGGCGTCTCCACCATTAACGTGGCGATCCCCGTGCTTATGGAAGACTTTAACACCGGTCTGGATATGGTCCAGTGGACCCTGACCGGCTTCATGCTCGCCACGGGGATTATCGCCCCGATCACCGGTTATCTCGGCGACCGGTTCAGTACCAAATACCTGTACGTCTTCGCACTGGTCGGCTTCACCCTGATGTCGGGACTCTGTGCCGCGGCCTGGAACATCGAATCGCTGATCGCCTTCCGCATCCTGCAGGGCGTCTTCAGCGGCATGGTCATGCCGACGACGATGACGATCATCTATCAGGTCATTCCTCGCGAACGCCAGCCGTTCGCCATCTCCATGTGGAGCTTGTCGGCCATGCTGGCCCCCGCCCTCGGTCCGACGATTGCCGGCTGGCTGATCCAGATTTTTGACTGGCACTCGCTGTTCCTGATGAACCTGCCGTTCGGGATCGTCGCCATCTACGTTGCGGTGCGCAACATCCCGTATTACCGGATCGCCGCGCCGAAGACCTTCGACCTGCCCGGCTTCGTCACGGTCATCCTCAGCAGCGCCTCCCTGCTCGTCGCCTTCAGCAACGCCCATACCTGGGGCTGGGGCTCCTGGCAGACGCTCTCGCTTCTGGCGGTCGGCCTGATCTCCCTTATTCTGTTCATCCGGCGGGAGAACCGGGTGGCGGAGCCGCTGCTGAATCTCCGGGTGCTGAAGTATCCGGTCTATACGTACACGCTGATCCTCAGCTGTATCATTACGGTCAGCCTGTACTCCGGCACCTATCTCACGCCGGTGTTCCTGCAGAACATCCAGCATGTAAGCGCGCTGGATACGGGTCTGATTCTGCTGCCGGCGTCCCTCGCCATGGCGGTCTTCATGCCGATCACCGGCAAGCTGTATACCAAAATCGGGCCGATGCCGCTCGTCATTGCGGGCATTCTGCTCATTGCCGTCGGCACCCTGGCCATGGCTCAGCTGACCGTTGGCGTATCGCACACTTACATCATCCTCTGGATGACCGTCCGCAACATCGGGATCGCCCTGGCCACGATGCCGGCCTCGAACGCGGGCATGGAAGTCATCCCCCGCGAGCTGTCCGGACATGCGTCGTCCGTCAACAACTGGATCCGTCAGGGACTCGGTTCCTTCTCCATCGGCCTGTTCACGTCGATGCTGGCCTCCCGCGTCAGCGTCCACTCGGCCGATCTCGCTCAGACCGGCGGCGCTGCAGGTCAGGCCGCCATCGGAGCGCAGGCCTTCACGATGAGCGTCAACGACGTCTACTGGGCAGCCACCGTCGTCGTGCTGATCGGCCTGCCGTTCACCCTCACCCTCCGGCGCCGGAAAAACCAGGGCGGCGGAGGCAAGCAGGTCCCGGACCGCGGCGGCCTGCAGAAGGCTTAG
- a CDS encoding IS3 family transposase, with amino-acid sequence MTSLCGLRTTKKVGAAKPRTARGERNLKKGNALLHERPGLIFSFIYKHRFQYRVEKMCSVLQVSRSGYYKWVKHKPSKREKHRMWLKKRIRHHFYRLKKRPGSPVITAILREEDGCAVSSKTVSRLMKEMGLKSITVGKYKATTNSNHNMPVHDNILNQQFKVEAPNKVWVTDITYVATGEGWLYLASVMDLYSRKIVGWATGARMTRELVIEALELAYKRQKPAPGLIHHSDRGSQYASSDYQERLADYFMTGSMSRKGNCYDNACIESFHSTLKKELVYQTKFKTRKQATDELYNYIEFYYNRTRRHSTLGYKTPHRFEQMYHEQRAA; translated from the coding sequence ATCACAAGTCTTTGTGGATTACGAACGACTAAAAAAGTTGGAGCAGCAAAACCGCGAACTGCAAGAGGAGAACGAAATCTTAAAAAAGGCAATGCACTTCTTCACGAAAGACCGGGACTGATTTTTTCGTTTATTTATAAACACCGCTTCCAGTACCGTGTCGAGAAGATGTGCTCCGTTTTACAAGTATCCAGAAGCGGCTATTACAAGTGGGTAAAACACAAGCCTAGTAAACGGGAAAAGCACCGGATGTGGCTGAAAAAACGCATCCGGCATCACTTTTACCGTTTGAAGAAGCGCCCGGGCAGCCCCGTGATTACTGCGATTCTGCGAGAGGAAGACGGTTGTGCTGTCTCCTCAAAAACGGTCAGTCGCCTTATGAAAGAGATGGGTCTTAAGTCGATTACGGTTGGAAAATACAAAGCAACGACCAATTCCAACCACAACATGCCTGTTCATGACAATATCCTAAATCAGCAGTTTAAAGTGGAGGCACCCAACAAGGTCTGGGTAACAGATATTACTTATGTCGCCACTGGCGAAGGCTGGCTATACTTAGCCAGTGTGATGGACTTATATTCACGTAAAATCGTGGGCTGGGCTACAGGCGCGCGGATGACTAGGGAGCTCGTGATCGAAGCCCTGGAGCTTGCTTACAAGCGTCAGAAACCGGCCCCTGGCTTGATCCACCACTCCGACCGCGGATCTCAGTATGCAAGCAGTGATTACCAAGAACGGCTGGCAGACTACTTCATGACCGGCAGCATGAGTCGAAAAGGGAACTGCTATGACAATGCGTGTATCGAGTCTTTTCACAGTACATTGAAAAAAGAGCTTGTGTACCAAACCAAGTTTAAAACTCGTAAACAAGCAACCGATGAACTCTATAATTACATCGAGTTTTACTACAACCGAACACGGCGCCACTCCACTTTGGGTTATAAAACGCCTCATCGCTTTGAACAGATGTACCATGAACAAAGAGCAGCTTAG
- a CDS encoding DEAD/DEAH box helicase, whose product MMALTTGFASLHINPHFVQRLEELEITEPSPIQADAIPVALTGKDLVAQSQTGTGKTLAYALPVLQKLDENLREVQALVLVPTRELGMQIVQTVEELTKGTGLRVQQLIGGASIDRQIDKLRTKPQIVVGTPGRVQELVKLRKLKLHGIKTVVVDEVDQVFELGSMQDVEALFKGMLRDRQLLFFSATFPPPIQAVIDRWMNDPEYVRVKPAQRTSETLEHVYFVCEEREKIDTLRKLVRLYNPRAAIVFINETDNIGEAVAKLQYAGLSVEGLYGDSFKQERARTMQGFRAGRFQLLLATDVAARGLDLPQVTHVINLDPALDADHYVHRVGRTGRMGRKGMAVSIVTPRQQFILEKFEKALGITIERRVMSHGRLIDPEQERAIRQESKRKLVERRVPGGEDGRGASAEPGAAQRRDTAAGAARAARPAAERSDGPAGAPREGRAPERGEGTAAGRPAARTAGAPVPGARGPRSPQPAPDKRKAERERDRKNKGAPRWLKEKQDKPKG is encoded by the coding sequence ATGATGGCATTGACAACGGGATTCGCATCTTTACATATTAATCCCCATTTCGTACAGCGGCTGGAGGAGCTTGAGATCACAGAGCCTTCGCCGATTCAGGCCGACGCCATTCCGGTGGCGCTCACAGGAAAGGACCTGGTGGCCCAGTCGCAGACGGGCACGGGCAAAACACTGGCTTACGCACTACCGGTGCTGCAGAAGCTCGATGAAAACCTGCGGGAGGTTCAAGCGCTGGTGCTGGTTCCGACCCGCGAACTCGGCATGCAGATCGTGCAGACCGTAGAGGAGCTGACGAAAGGGACGGGCCTGCGCGTCCAGCAGCTCATCGGCGGGGCCTCCATCGACCGGCAGATCGACAAGCTGCGGACGAAGCCTCAGATCGTGGTGGGCACGCCGGGACGGGTGCAGGAGCTCGTGAAGCTGCGCAAGCTGAAGCTGCACGGCATCAAGACGGTCGTCGTGGACGAGGTCGACCAGGTGTTCGAGCTCGGCTCCATGCAGGACGTGGAGGCGCTGTTCAAGGGCATGCTGCGCGACCGCCAGCTGCTGTTCTTCTCCGCGACCTTCCCGCCGCCGATCCAGGCGGTCATTGACCGCTGGATGAACGATCCGGAATATGTGCGCGTGAAGCCGGCCCAGCGGACGTCGGAGACGCTGGAGCACGTATACTTCGTTTGTGAGGAGCGGGAAAAAATCGATACGCTCCGCAAGCTTGTGCGTTTGTACAATCCGCGGGCGGCGATCGTGTTCATCAACGAGACCGACAATATCGGCGAGGCGGTGGCGAAGCTGCAGTACGCCGGGCTGTCGGTCGAAGGGCTGTACGGCGATTCGTTCAAACAGGAGCGGGCCCGGACGATGCAGGGCTTCCGTGCCGGACGCTTCCAGCTGCTGCTGGCGACCGATGTCGCGGCGCGGGGACTCGACCTGCCGCAGGTGACGCACGTTATCAATCTCGATCCGGCGCTCGATGCGGATCATTATGTGCACCGCGTTGGCCGGACGGGCCGGATGGGCCGCAAGGGCATGGCCGTGTCGATCGTGACGCCGCGCCAGCAGTTCATTCTCGAGAAGTTCGAGAAGGCGCTCGGTATCACGATCGAACGCCGCGTGATGTCGCACGGCCGTCTGATCGATCCGGAGCAGGAGCGTGCGATCCGCCAGGAAAGCAAGCGCAAGCTCGTGGAGCGGCGGGTGCCGGGCGGCGAAGACGGACGCGGAGCGTCTGCGGAGCCGGGAGCGGCGCAGCGCCGTGACACCGCGGCAGGAGCCGCGCGGGCGGCAAGGCCTGCCGCCGAGCGCAGCGATGGGCCGGCCGGGGCGCCGCGTGAGGGCCGGGCGCCGGAGCGCGGGGAAGGCACGGCTGCCGGGCGTCCGGCTGCACGGACCGCCGGAGCGCCGGTACCGGGGGCGCGCGGGCCGCGATCGCCGCAGCCTGCGCCGGACAAGCGCAAGGCGGAGCGGGAGCGCGACCGCAAGAACAAGGGCGCGCCGCGCTGGCTGAAGGAGAAGCAGGACAAGCCGAAGGGCTAG
- a CDS encoding thioredoxin family protein: MAKAVFYHAGCRVCVSAERMVVEYLDPAQVTTEIVHLGEQSARIGEAEASGVVSVPALVLDGQVYHINYGASLEDVKKG; the protein is encoded by the coding sequence ATGGCAAAAGCGGTGTTCTACCATGCGGGGTGCCGGGTATGCGTAAGCGCGGAGCGAATGGTGGTTGAGTATCTCGATCCGGCACAGGTGACGACGGAGATCGTTCATCTCGGTGAGCAGTCGGCCAGGATCGGCGAAGCCGAAGCGTCCGGCGTCGTGTCCGTGCCTGCGCTGGTGCTGGACGGTCAGGTGTATCACATTAACTACGGGGCGAGCCTGGAGGATGTTAAAAAGGGATAA